atccaataattcagtctattacagtagtatataatttACATGTgcgtatttttgtaaatattttatcttttcatgtgacaacactgaagaaattacactttgcgacaaagcagtgagtgtacagcttgtataacagtgtaaatttgctgtcccctcaaaataactcaacacagccattaacgtctaaactcctggcaacaagtgagtacacccttaagtgaaaatgtccaaattgggcccaaaagtgtcaatagtttgtgtggccgccattattttccagcactgtcttaaccctctttgggcatggagttcaccagagcttcacaggttgccactggagtcctcttccactcctccatgacgacatcatggagctggtggatgttagagaccttgcgcttctccaccttccatttgaagatgccccacagttgctcaatagggtttaggtctggagacatgcttggccagtcaatcacctttagcctcagcttctttagcaaggcagtggtcatcttggaggtgtgtttgggtttgttatgttggaatactgccctgcggcccagtctctgaagggaggggatcatgctctgcttcagtatgtcacagtacatgttggcattcatggttccctcaatgaactgtagctccccagttatgacagcactcatgcagccccagaccatgacactcccaacaccatgcttgactgtacacacttgtctttgtactcctcacctggttgccaccacacacgtttgacaccatctgaaccaaataagtttatcttggtctcatcagaccacaggacatggttccagtaatccatgttcttagtctgcttgtcttcagcaaactgtttgcaggctttcttgtgcatcatctttagaagaggcttccttctgggatgacagcaatgcagaccaatttgatgaagtgtgtggtgttatacaagctctacactcactactttacattgtagcaaagtgtcatttctccagtgttgtcacataaaaaggatataataaaatatttacaaaaattaggtgtgtactcacttttgtgagtgtgCGTGTGTAtggttagtgtgtgtatatacacaggtTAGGTccacatatatatatttggacacaggcacaattttcatacttttgcctctgtatgccaccagaattaaattaaaatgaaacaatccaaatgaatttgaagtacagaatttcagctttaatttaaggggttgaacataaaatatcaagtacacattttaggaactgcaaccatttttacacagtccccctattttcagggtctcaaatgtaattggacaaatatcataaataaaacgttaatttttaatattttgtacagaatcttttactggcaatgactgaagtctggaacccacAAAGACTTGGtgtcctcctttctgatgctttgccagcaAAGTCAACCGAAAGAGGGAATGGTTAccggtcaaaaccaggtacccgttgCCCCCTCTcacctgaaaggtaccaaatgtggagGGGAGGCGCTCCAGACATCAGCAGCAACTGCATTTTTAGTCCTGAGTGACTTATGTCAGTATAAAACCCAAAAGCCAACAAATATACTGCAGCTCACaaattcttagatgcgatggctgcattttgtttttgtttttttttttaggctccctttcctttattttcacctggtgatctggccagtaagtccattttttcaacagaacaaactgttctgcagatgtagcagttgaaGAGATCAGCTTTTAAACAATCTATGCACTAAAAAGTAAGCAGGACTTCAAAGCATGCAAAAAAAGGTCACACGCAGTTGGCTTTGCGAATAGCTTAGCAGATACCTGAATTTGAGCAATCCATCTGTGACATTTGACAATCCCCTTCAATCTTCATCTTTTTTGTACTAAAATCTGAGGTAGAAGAGCAGAGGCCGCTAACAGCTGAGAAATATGTGTCTACGTTATCACCGTCATTGGCTGAATCCTCCATCCACTCCACCTTCCTCTTCATGGAAGACAAAGCTATGGCAGAAGGCGTCACTGGTCCCCCTGGTCTTGCCCTCCCCAGTAGATTAGACCCAGGGACTCTGTGCTGAAGGAGGAAATAGTCTATCCTGGCTTTCAGAGAGGGGTGGGGAAGGGACTGAGATTGGGAAGTGTACGGAACTCCAGTAAATGGGTCACTTGGCATTCTACCCCATGATGCTTCACTTTGGTTGCATTTATCAAGTGTGCTTTGGTCAACAACCTTCCCGGATGGCAGAATCATGGGGAAAGTCATGATTTCCAGTGTAATTGGATCCAGAAATTCCTCTGGCACATCTTGGAGAATATTGGCAAGTTCGCTTAGGCTGTGTTGTGCGTTGTCCGAGTTATTGTAAGACAAGTGGTTACTTTCCATAGGCGAGGCAGGTCGGGGCTGCCCAAAACTATTGGGGAGGCTCATAAAGGCAACCTGGTACACACTCTCCACCACTTCTTTGGGACATGTCTTAGCGGGCTGACCCCAAACCTCCACCCTCTTTATAGAGCAAGGAGCACCACCAGCAATGTGAGTTATACAGATCTTCAGATGGGTGACATTGCCAAGAGAGTACTGGCCTTTATTCCAGAGATCCTGGCATGAAGATCCATGGTAAGATATCACGTTATCGGTATGATGGAATGGGTGTCTAGGCTTGAAGCCTCGGTTATTGAATGTAGCCTTGCTTTGATTTCTCAGCAGCACTTTACCTACCAAAGCAAACAGTTCTTTGTCCGCTCCTTGGCAAACCATAGCAGGCTGACCGCACTCCTGGCTGTTCCAACACATTTTGCTGGTGGAGGTAGCCGTAAAAATGTCCATTCCTGTGAATGGGGGGTGACCCCCGGAGGACGTGTCTATGTTTATCCTACATATGTCTATGTTAAATGGGAAAGTGATGGTTATGTGCACAGGAGGCTTAATAAAGTATTCACAGCGAAACCCTCGGTTCCTTCTAGCAAGGTCTTCGGAGATGATATTTTCCACTTCATAGCCATCAGcactgatctaaaaaaaaaaaaaaaaaaaaaaaaaaaaaaaaaaaaaaaaaagtacgttaAAGAATCAATATAGATATAGCTAGGAGGATATGCAGTCAATGAGGTATACACATAATAGTTTATAAAACATTGTCTATATAGCTGATCCTGAGAATCAGTTTTTGTAGTACTGCATTTCTTTTGCaataaaaagggttaaaaaaaaaaaaaaaaaaaaaattatatataaaaaaaaacaccccacaacaTTCACTATAAAATGCCTGAACCACTTtggctctcacacctgtttaccccctatggaccagaccatattttcacatttctgctatgtgtcCATTTATAAGTCTATAACTTTGTTTTTGGGGGGACAAACAGGGCTTTCTTGTGACCCTAAACTTAAGTCCTCagagaatttttttaatttatttgcattttaaagtattttgtattttttcaagtttGAGCAGTAATATTTTCTAAAAACTACCATTACTGCTGGGAAAACGTATACATTTTATTCTCCTGCTTGTTCTATTTGCTGcaacattaaaattacattttttggcacaaagcaagtttttttttttgcatacatttttctcAAAAATACATCAGTAATTTATAGTTAGTACCGATTTAAAAATAAAAGCGATATACACTAGACCacgtatttttaacagtaaatccttaaaaagatgatttttttttttttgtagattcatacttacctagctggatgcatcATCAAACCGATGCTGCAGTTGTCTCCCGCCGCCTCTTCACcaagaaccgagccaccgaacaccgccaatggcttGGTTCCCTCAtctccgagcagagagctgctgcctgtcaatcagcatctctacTGCTCTGATCCTCCACACTCACTGTAGCGCTAAGCTGTGGAGGAGCGGCCgtcccgctgagaggctgagactgccatcagtccaggcacctggcagatcctgaCTCCCAGAGTCAGAATGATACGCTGCGTGGACGGATTCAAGTGATGTCagtggagagtggacttcagaccgctctccgctgaaagcgggtcacaggagtgcaaaacgaattgtattcctgtgacccataggagaagtccagccaaacaagctcaggctggacttctttaaaaGATAACAACgtatatacaccgtatttatcagcgtataacacacacttttcccccccttaaaatcaggggaaaatcgtgggtgcgtgttatacgccgatccctgctaattgtgatctattggagcgatcgccgccgacattcacatagtgtagttttaaatatggcgccgcggagttcagagggactcagcggagctgaacgagcgccaccaagatcacagtgactgggcggagccgagatacagaTATCCAAGTGCTCTTGGCTCTTTCCGGCACcgcacagtcccgcccagtcccgccattggacctatgttatgtccatcatagggcgggactgggcgtgactgagcggcaacgagaagagccgagaacactcagctatgtgtatcacggctccgcccagtcacagagtccctccgaactccgcggcgccatatttaaaactacacgctttgtgtatgtcggcagcGATCTGTCCAAggcaagcatgtaatggacactggggacaaggctgcaaaaaCAAGGCTgctggggcaaagctgcaatggacactggggcaagactgcactgacactgaaaaggctgcaatgacaccgacaatgctgcagatggacacgataaggctgcattgatgggcatttaaatgtaagtttttgttCCTTAAAATTCCCACCTaaacttagggtgcgtgttatacgccgataaatatggtatctgTGCTTTATAAGAAAACatttccagaattttttttttttttttttttttaaatagaaacatggaacaggagatgataCTGTTAAATAGTGATTATACGGGTTGAAATAAAAAGGGTTTAAGTGGAATGCgacgattttttaattttttttttttaaagtcagcagctacaaatactgtagctgctgacttttaaaataaggacacttacctgtccaggacctgtccgcgatgtcggcagccgaagctgatctatccctcagctgtcgggtgctgccgccatcctcggtaagggaatcaggaagtgaagccatgcgagGGACAGGAGGTGGCATAGATACCCACGgatggctcgggtatctatgccaggaagtgggagcaaaatacctgtattagacaggcatCTGCTCCCCCCAGAAAGGTGACAAATATGACAAATATGAcaccatttttgagtggaactccgctttaagtattaaAATAAGAGCATGTCCTGGTTAATTAAGAGTTAACTCCCTGTGCACACAATTAACTTTTCCTGTCAGCTGCAGATCTCTcacaaatctgcaggagatcagATAGATACTGTGTGTGCTACTTTTTTGGCTTAAAAGGTTGCACTGAATTCTGACTAGCTCCCAGTCATAGGATCTCACTGCTGTGCTGAGAAGGGGGAGATAACAAAAGATAAGAAACTGTAGGACATACAAGAGACGCCCTGTCTACAGTGGAGGGGTTTATGGACATTTGTAAGACACCCAAGGTAGGCAACTGGTTAATGTGAGATTCAAAATAAATGAACACAGGAGGTATTAGGGACAGATACTTGGGTATTGTGGTGACCACTGGCAGACCTCTGCGTTGCCCTTGCAAAGAGGCCCTACTAGCAGAACATACTACTCTTACCCTCCCTCCTCCACCAAGAGGAGCAAAGGAAAAATACCTGGCCTTTGCAGGTATGGGACATCCTCCTCCCTCCCAGGTGTCAACACTGGTGATTggctcagtgctgtcacatgacagTGGGGCAAGAGCCATGTATAAGCTCCAAGTCCTGACTTGGAACTCAAGAACAGCCTCCTCTATTCACTATCAGCAGCCAAACAGAGACGGGAGTAAAGAAAAGGCAAAAGCTCTTGATAAAGCcaccattaaagtgaacctgtttcaTCAAGCAAAGCACGGGTTATCTTAATAGATCAGTTTAATTTGTTTCACCCATTAAAAGGCTAATCAAAGAATAATCTCTGTTGGTTGCAATGAAGCCCAAAAGTGCTGCCGCATTGTGTTACGAGGCAACACATACATTTTCACTCGGCCTCACTACCTCTCAGCTGAACCCCTCCTATGTGGTAAGGTATATGTAAACCCTTATGACAAACTCCTTTTAATCGTTTTCTTTTGGTCTGTTAgctataccattgaaagcattttatatctgtttaagtaaaaaaaaagaaaaaaaaaaagtccattgatCTTGTGCAAAACCTGTGAGCCAACAAGGTCCTGTATTCTCCACACAATTACATAACCACACCCTCTAtgttatagagcaggggtctccaaactacggccctttgcttggctttatctggcccttgggacacacTACCCCTCCCACCGACGACATCAATGACAGGGCACTACCCCTCCCACCGACGACATCAATGACGGGGTACTATACCACCtgctaataccaataatggggcactattacgcCTTCCACAagggtgcttgtttttttttttttaactcccactaaccaccaagcctgaggcatcaTCTACTCCTAATAGCCAGTGTCTGGCCTCCCTAAAGTCGGTTATAaatagaagagggggaggaggttctttaagctgaccatacatggatcgaaatctgtccaattcagcagggactggccaagattcaatccaTGCATAAGCAGGCACTcaagtcaatccatcaatcaacttaggtacaatcagcttgtcagattttttttacattcaatcaCTGCCAGAGACTATAGCTGTTATCAGTGATCACCGTGTTCTGTCTAGAAATGCTCCCTGTGCCCCTCCctcgccagcagaacacaatagtgctgcaggagggacggccaatgttgatgggggaaaatcaaacgattttctttccttccacctgtggtgaaaggaaagaaaaccGAGTCATTTATGGGCTGCTTTAGTCCTATTTTGTGTCTGTATTATCCCAATACAGAAGGGTGGGTGCGCCTTGTTATCatggtgtgttactggcagaatcaccacatAAAACTTTAGATAGACTTTAAAAGAAGTAAATGGCgcatctacactgagaaccgagcgatcgaacactgcctcggttttcagagctccgtgagcaaagagctgtagactgtcagtgcctttttgcggacgaaaccccttctttgccTGAGCTGGGGTTTTCCGCTTGAGCGGAAAGgactttttgtccgctgtacggtctaagactgtatctaacccagggccaaagagtagatcacctgtcaggggtatcccgcacaatttgaccttagaggcggtatcgcccggccaagttttcagccaaagcgctcttctggccgaattagccagagccgctgatctggccgacatacagactgactctgccgaggcgtctgcaatgtatgcgattccttGCAGAATCGTGGGAAAAGAGGCTAGGTTagtttccttggctgtgccagcttcaatgtgcTTTGAATTTGGAAAAGCCagtgttctaaattgcgggctaccacagtaacagccatttctggctttaagttaccTACAGTTGAGTCCCACATCTTTTTTAGTAGTGAGTCTATCCTCTTATTCATGACATCTGATAagccccccatgtcctcaaatgccaggtctgtgtgtctagagacctgagagaaggcggcatcCAATTTggtatttttattccaaatggacactggatcctctgaaaatgggaaccttcttttaagggagctaggaaaaaaaaaaaaaaaaaaaaaaaaaaaaaaaaaaaaaagtttcctctcaggatcctgccactctttAATAGTTTCCATCAGAACTTCATGTACTgggaaaacttttcttttttgatctcccaagcccttgtacataaggtcatggagagataggggttttttatcctcgtgtataccgagggttgtatatattgcccctaagagatcttccacctcttccagggacaatttatacctggagattttcctggactccccgtcctggtcttccccttccgattcctcatgggagtcagacgtgccactgtccggttgcctctgctcaaccccggaagggcctgaaatctcctctgccataactatattagtagatctggcaggtgcagagccctgagcatgaggcggggttgtgtcctgctgaatgggtttagagggaagctgaaacgtctcaaaaagcgttttaaaagatgaaaaggtggatgacagctctttcacagaagctgccaaaccGTACTGCTGTTCatattccctttccttaaccagggagtctatgcactctttGCACAAGACCttggtccatgcttcccctaaactgtctctacaagaggcacacttccttttagagacatgagtggactttgttttttcagtagatttctgaaattacatacaaaaaccaCACATTACAATCAGCATgttaagtggaaacaaccctgggagtgTACCAGATCCACCTTTAGGGAACTGAGCACccacccctgaccacccagggggtctgccccccctctaagtaaggaaccatacatgagggggaacaatccttagatagagaggacccctccccagggaactcttaccttcggaAGGCTGGAGATAACGTCCGTATgagttgcagcatctgcctcagacatgactgcaggtggttgcctgtgtctAGTCTCACGCTGTCTACACGtgtagcgactcactccagcctgagcccggccccccatcagcaccgcgacccggaagccgcgggtcaaagggAAAACGTCCGCCCCCCCGCCGAAAATGACGTCACACGTCGTCCGACCCGCTAATTCCAGAAAAATTGCGGCCTGTACTGAG
This window of the Aquarana catesbeiana isolate 2022-GZ linkage group LG01, ASM4218655v1, whole genome shotgun sequence genome carries:
- the UBOX5 gene encoding RING finger protein 37, with protein sequence MVVNLCLPQFRPRVFCNKISADGYEVENIISEDLARRNRGFRCEYFIKPPVHITITFPFNIDICRINIDTSSGGHPPFTGMDIFTATSTSKMCWNSQECGQPAMVCQGADKELFALVGKVLLRNQSKATFNNRGFKPRHPFHHTDNVISYHGSSCQDLWNKGQYSLGNVTHLKICITHIAGGAPCSIKRVEVWGQPAKTCPKEVVESVYQVAFMSLPNSFGQPRPASPMESNHLSYNNSDNAQHSLSELANILQDVPEEFLDPITLEIMTFPMILPSGKVVDQSTLDKCNQSEASWGRMPSDPFTGVPYTSQSQSLPHPSLKARIDYFLLQHRVPGSNLLGRARPGGPVTPSAIALSSMKRKVEWMEDSANDGDNVDTYFSAVSGLCSSTSDFSTKKMKIEGDCQMSQMDCSNSESISHEQRLTQSLDQALTSALGSMPTYTAKFMKNQQQGFHEESASSSSCAAGFTVTAHNRGDMIQGCASCMKTFSTYCRTEPVYQLSCGHLMCRPCLGETQKSFSIVCKNCNGSVATRDVLRVHL